The genomic region ATTTCAAAGCGCTTGCCCTGGCGGACGTCAGTCACCCCCTCGACCCCGATCCGGCCCAGTGCGCGGAGCACCGCCTGACCCTGCGGATCAAGAATTTCGGCCTTGGGCATGACATTAACGACGACTCGTGCCATGAGAATCCTTCACGTTTCGGGAGGTTGATGGACCTTTACGGTACGCGCGCCAGTATATCGGACGCCCCGACACGGC from Corynebacterium fournieri harbors:
- the purS gene encoding phosphoribosylformylglycinamidine synthase subunit PurS, with protein sequence MARVVVNVMPKAEILDPQGQAVLRALGRIGVEGVTDVRQGKRFEIEVDDSVSDSELKRMAETLLTNTVIEDFEVVR